ATTTGAAGATGCCTTCCTATGGCTAGGAGGGTGGAGACCAACCATGGCTTTTCATTTACTCTACTCCAAATCCGGCCTCCAACTCGAGGGTCGTCTTCTAGACCTAATCTATGGCCTCTCGACAGGGGATCTTGCCGACCTTTCCTCACACCAAGTCGTCAAAATCGACACCTTACAAAGATCCATTGTAAAGCAAGAGAAAGAAATAACAGAGAATATGGCCAAATATCAAGAAACAATAGCAGATCCATCCATGGTGGAGCTTTCTCATGTTGCTACAAAGTTCAAAATGGAAACATCAGGAAGAGGAGATGATTATCAGTTGAGTAATATGGAGGAAGATTTCAAATCGGCTTTGGCTAGAAAAGAAGATGGTTTGAAAGAAGTTGTGAAGAAGGCTGATGAACTACGTCTTGCAACTTTGAAGCAAATTATTGGGATTTTGACATTAGCACAAAGAGTTCATTTCTTGATAGCTGCTGCAGAATTGCATTTGAGGATTCATGAGTGGGGATTGAAAAGAGATTCGAATCCACGCTAAAGAAGAGAATTAACTTTTCATCAagtaaaattgtttttgttgggTCTTTTTTGGTGTATTCTCTCAATAGTTTATGAGGGAATGTTAAGCTCTTATGTCGTTTTGTTTCTTCTCACTGAGTTCAATTgcttttttgcttcttcttttgttgtttACTCTGTTTCTTTTTCCCATGGTATTGAGGGCAGGGTAtgagaaaaaaactaaaaaacatttGTAGTcctaaaatttatgaaaataacaatttagtgtCCACAATTTAGTGagtaataattttgttttcgtATGTTTAAATTTGTACAGTCAATTTAGTTCATGAAATTTAATAAgttactttataatttataatgttTTGGTTTCTACTATGACAAATTTAATCGTAATTaagtgtcaatttttattacataatgACTAAGtctttataataaataaatttgattcccAATCAATTGATTTATCAACCTACACATgtaaaaaatttcattaaatcatactactattttttttagggaCTAGATCATTATAAACTGTTGAGTacaaggactaaattattaccttaaactaaattgttacaaatttgaaaatatatgaattaaatcaatataaatcGTTGagtacaaggactaaattgCTACTTTAGACTAAATCTTTACATTCATGAAAGTTTAGGTATCAGAATGTGTCttataacaaagaaaaaaaaactacggTGCTACCTCTAAATtgtatgtatttttgtgtactCATGCAGTTTAGATATACTAGAAAAATTCTGCCATGTggcatattttaaaaattaatttttttattatgttatttttaCTATCTAAAGAAAATGGGATGCATATAACTACATGCAGCTTTGGACAAATTTATCATCTTTTTTCTCCGTGTAAGGTCTTAATGTTTGGGTcctttttcagttttttttttttttttttaatttttttttacaaattttcaatttagtcttttGTTGGCGGTGAAACTTAAAATTAGTTAATGATAGATGTACATGTACTTATAATTAGAGAGAAAGGGCGGATAAAAAAATtgctaattttcaatttagtcttttgtttgaaaattgttatatttgtttaagtatttatttcc
This DNA window, taken from Benincasa hispida cultivar B227 unplaced genomic scaffold, ASM972705v1 Contig1857, whole genome shotgun sequence, encodes the following:
- the LOC120069042 gene encoding protein DOG1-like 3, encoding MEQENFGEFFEKWMKEQNQYLSELISTAKGGNNIIDNNSEAVAATEALIKRVIEHYEHYYEVKSYWLEKDALGILNPSWISSFEDAFLWLGGWRPTMAFHLLYSKSGLQLEGRLLDLIYGLSTGDLADLSSHQVVKIDTLQRSIVKQEKEITENMAKYQETIADPSMVELSHVATKFKMETSGRGDDYQLSNMEEDFKSALARKEDGLKEVVKKADELRLATLKQIIGILTLAQRVHFLIAAAELHLRIHEWGLKRDSNPR